In one window of Legionella fallonii LLAP-10 DNA:
- the thiE gene encoding thiamine phosphate synthase: MNNDFYKLMLVTHREDCSLTDYLDFIKKCVSSGVTCVQLREKNAEPAFKLQFAQQLSQLLAPYHTPLIINDDLDLAIQVNADGVHLGQTDGSPQTAREKLGNKKFIGLSIESEDELIQANTLDLDYVAASAVFPTQNKKNLKTIWGIDGVHQLCKQTKHPLIGIGGITESNLAHVMEAGAHGVAIIGALHDALDPVKMTLKLRRIIDNRRLRKLVEGDEVRGETARRTEMSTQVHKDSSTEATKLELPKKSDEN, encoded by the coding sequence ATGAATAATGATTTTTATAAGTTAATGTTAGTCACACATCGAGAAGACTGTTCTTTAACTGATTATCTAGACTTTATTAAAAAATGCGTTAGCTCAGGCGTTACCTGTGTTCAGCTAAGGGAGAAAAATGCTGAACCCGCGTTTAAACTACAATTTGCTCAACAGCTCAGTCAACTCCTAGCCCCCTACCATACTCCATTAATCATTAATGACGATCTCGATCTTGCAATACAAGTAAATGCTGATGGAGTACATCTTGGTCAAACGGATGGTTCACCACAAACAGCGCGAGAAAAACTAGGTAACAAAAAGTTTATTGGTTTATCTATTGAATCGGAAGATGAATTAATACAAGCGAATACTTTAGATTTAGATTATGTAGCTGCCAGTGCCGTGTTTCCTACTCAAAATAAGAAAAACTTAAAAACTATCTGGGGAATAGATGGCGTTCACCAATTATGCAAACAGACAAAACATCCTCTAATCGGTATAGGCGGAATAACTGAAAGCAATTTAGCCCATGTAATGGAGGCTGGTGCTCATGGAGTTGCCATCATAGGCGCCTTACACGATGCGCTTGATCCTGTTAAAATGACTTTAAAATTACGCAGAATTATTGATAATAGGCGTCTTCGGAAACTCGTTGAGGGGGATGAAGTGCGCGGAGAGACGGCTCGCAGAACCGAAATGTCCACGCAAGTACATAAGGATTCGAGCACCGAAGCGACGAAGCTAGAGCTTCCCAAGAAGTCTGATGAAAATTAG
- a CDS encoding rhomboid family intramembrane serine protease — protein MINQLLNSLSLIVVQTQHNLYTLGIILLIPWTIFFISRFISNKILLLGIIPRRAYGVPGILCAPLLHANFNHIFFNSIPLLVLSNFILINGLKYYLIVTLLITVLSGFAIWCFAKPGLHIGASALITGYWGFLVCNIYQNGTLTTIILGLLSLYYFAGIFLGIFPKEKGVSWEGHLFGLLAGLATSYIFRLYPPETMLLLLT, from the coding sequence ATGATTAATCAATTGCTCAATAGCCTCAGTTTAATTGTGGTGCAAACACAGCATAATCTATACACATTGGGGATAATACTTCTTATCCCCTGGACAATATTTTTTATTAGCCGGTTCATTAGTAATAAAATTCTACTACTAGGCATTATTCCCAGACGTGCTTATGGAGTACCGGGTATATTATGTGCCCCATTGCTTCATGCTAACTTCAATCATATTTTTTTTAATTCAATCCCATTATTAGTTTTAAGTAATTTTATTTTAATCAATGGACTGAAATATTATCTCATTGTGACATTACTCATTACAGTGCTTAGCGGATTCGCTATTTGGTGCTTTGCCAAACCAGGGCTACATATAGGTGCCAGCGCCCTCATCACCGGTTATTGGGGTTTTTTAGTGTGCAATATATATCAAAATGGTACCCTGACTACAATTATCTTAGGACTACTTAGTCTCTATTACTTTGCCGGTATCTTTCTTGGTATTTTTCCAAAAGAGAAAGGGGTTTCTTGGGAGGGACATTTATTTGGCTTACTAGCAGGCCTTGCCACTAGTTATATATTTAGATTATATCCGCCGGAAACGATGCTGCTTTTATTAACGTAA
- a CDS encoding M23 family metallopeptidase, giving the protein MNKITTITFFLLFCISNLTFATALPENHSVNGGLTIIPIDINKQPEAYFQGKRVPVLPSDKPNQWLLLVAIPLNSKDPIQYLTVTKPVNTTIPFHVSEKFYNTQYLKIKDISKVDPQQADKVRIDKETKRLAEIYSSYTDTNPFQQQFKAPLRGPISSLFGLKRVYNKEPRDPHSGLDIAAKQGDPIYAVSQGKVVETGDYFFTGNTVIIDHGMGVFSLYAHLSKIDVKPGDSIQQGQEIGLVGMTGRVTGPHLHWTMIVNQTLVEPLLFVPVRNIATVPAVPVKNLVKPASQSAVKS; this is encoded by the coding sequence ATGAATAAAATAACAACGATTACTTTCTTTCTACTCTTCTGTATATCGAATCTTACATTCGCTACAGCGCTTCCAGAAAACCATTCCGTTAACGGTGGATTAACCATTATACCTATTGATATCAATAAACAACCGGAGGCTTATTTTCAAGGCAAACGAGTTCCTGTATTGCCTAGTGACAAACCGAATCAATGGTTACTCCTAGTAGCTATACCATTAAATAGCAAAGACCCCATTCAGTATTTGACTGTAACAAAACCAGTTAATACCACGATACCATTCCATGTAAGTGAAAAGTTTTATAACACTCAATATTTGAAAATCAAAGATATCAGCAAGGTCGATCCACAGCAAGCAGATAAAGTCCGTATAGATAAAGAAACCAAAAGACTCGCTGAAATTTATTCTAGTTATACGGATACCAACCCATTCCAACAACAGTTTAAAGCACCACTTCGTGGCCCTATCAGCAGCTTATTTGGATTAAAAAGAGTCTATAATAAAGAACCTCGCGATCCCCACTCAGGACTGGATATTGCTGCAAAACAAGGCGACCCGATTTATGCAGTAAGCCAAGGCAAAGTAGTAGAAACTGGTGATTACTTTTTTACAGGTAATACTGTGATAATTGATCACGGAATGGGTGTTTTTTCGCTTTATGCTCATCTGAGTAAAATTGACGTAAAACCAGGTGACTCGATACAGCAAGGCCAAGAAATAGGCTTAGTAGGGATGACCGGCAGAGTAACCGGCCCTCATTTACATTGGACAATGATAGTTAACCAAACGTTAGTTGAGCCATTACTTTTTGTACCAGTACGTAATATAGCAACCGTCCCAGCTGTACCAGTAAAAAACCTGGTAAAACCTGCTAGTCAATCTGCGGTAAAATCATGA
- the xseA gene encoding exodeoxyribonuclease VII large subunit has product MPEQFSIISVSQLNKQVKSYLENEIGIVHVEGEVSNLSKPFSGHFYFTLKDANAQVRCVFFKNRHIGSIATKLSDGQQVVASGKLSLYEARGDYQLIVEQLTESGLGELYKRFEELKNKLAAEGLFLQSRKKDLPAIPQTIGVITSASGAAIRDILSTLARRFPLAQVVIYPSEVQGSTAPQQLIKALQLAHTDARCDVLILARGGGSLEDLWAFNDERLAREIAASTIPIVSGVGHETDFTIADFVADYRAETPTAAAAAATPNCIELLNMLNNAISRLHIAMKRIMHGHQLRVKHLSDKISSPKQNITVYWQTLDYLERRLLTNLTHLISQKKNQLHLYSNQLQAQNPKTLIQQTKMRLAQITAQLTQEIQIKINHLKYRLNNNLATLHAVSPLATLDRGYAIATKKHKVLYTTQQLQIGDTIEIRLAKGNLECEVTHIKPE; this is encoded by the coding sequence ATGCCAGAACAATTTTCAATAATATCTGTAAGTCAGCTCAATAAGCAGGTTAAAAGTTACCTGGAAAATGAAATAGGCATAGTGCATGTAGAAGGAGAAGTATCAAACCTTAGCAAACCCTTTTCAGGCCACTTCTACTTTACTTTAAAAGATGCTAACGCTCAAGTTCGCTGTGTGTTCTTTAAAAACCGCCATATTGGCTCCATTGCAACAAAATTGAGTGATGGACAACAAGTGGTAGCAAGCGGAAAATTAAGTCTTTATGAAGCTCGTGGAGATTATCAGCTAATAGTCGAACAATTAACAGAATCAGGGTTGGGTGAACTATATAAACGTTTTGAAGAGCTTAAAAATAAACTTGCGGCAGAAGGATTATTTCTTCAATCTAGAAAAAAAGATCTACCAGCAATACCGCAAACCATAGGAGTGATTACCTCTGCCAGTGGTGCTGCAATTCGCGATATATTATCTACTTTAGCCCGTAGATTTCCTCTAGCTCAAGTGGTTATCTATCCTAGCGAAGTTCAAGGCTCAACCGCGCCTCAACAATTAATTAAAGCGCTGCAATTAGCACATACCGATGCTCGCTGTGATGTGCTTATTCTTGCCCGAGGTGGCGGTAGTCTTGAGGATTTATGGGCATTTAATGATGAACGCTTAGCAAGAGAAATTGCTGCTAGCACTATCCCCATAGTTTCAGGGGTGGGACATGAAACTGATTTCACCATCGCTGATTTTGTAGCCGACTATCGAGCAGAAACACCAACTGCTGCAGCTGCAGCAGCAACTCCCAATTGCATCGAATTGCTCAATATGCTTAACAATGCCATATCGCGTTTGCATATTGCCATGAAGCGAATCATGCATGGTCACCAACTAAGAGTAAAACACCTAAGTGATAAAATATCCTCTCCTAAGCAAAATATAACCGTTTATTGGCAAACTCTTGATTATCTAGAGCGACGGCTCCTCACTAATTTAACTCACTTGATTAGCCAGAAAAAAAATCAATTACACTTGTATTCTAATCAGTTACAAGCACAAAATCCCAAAACGCTGATTCAGCAAACTAAGATGCGTCTAGCGCAAATAACGGCACAATTGACTCAAGAAATACAAATAAAAATCAATCATCTTAAATATAGGCTAAATAATAATCTAGCAACTTTACATGCAGTCAGTCCATTAGCTACACTGGATAGAGGATATGCAATAGCAACGAAAAAGCATAAAGTGCTCTATACTACACAACAATTACAAATTGGTGACACTATAGAAATTCGTTTAGCAAAAGGTAATTTGGAGTGTGAAGTCACTCATATTAAGCCCGAATAA
- a CDS encoding flavin-containing monooxygenase has translation MVIKKGLDGLNPRICIIGAGPSGLAAIKNLQEQGLTNVVVFEKNNQIGGNWFFDEHNEHSSVYETTHIISSKRWSQFDDFPMPSDYPDYPSHALLLKYFRDYSQHFALDKYVRFNSTVLKVTRDESNQWHVTYENEQGVHQECFDYLLVANGHHWDPVLPEYPGEFDGEILHSHQYKKAQIFKDKRVLVVGGGNSACDVAVEASRIAPRVCISMRRGYHIFPKFIFGKPTDDAVAKIQWIPSGIRQKIITLVVRVLQGRYPKYKLLKPDCGPLEIHPTINSELLYFIRHGKIMPRLGIAKFEKNTVHFIDGSQEEFDTVIFATGYQVSFPFFDKDYLDFSNATKIPLYRKMMHADFDNLYFIGLCQPQGCIWPLADYQSKIVARIIAGTLKRPEQLHQKITEEINKPHYRFKSNRRHALEVDYHIFRRELLEMLR, from the coding sequence ATGGTAATAAAAAAAGGGCTTGACGGATTAAATCCACGTATTTGCATTATTGGCGCTGGTCCAAGTGGTCTTGCTGCAATTAAAAATCTACAAGAGCAGGGTTTAACTAATGTTGTCGTTTTTGAAAAAAATAATCAAATAGGCGGTAATTGGTTTTTTGATGAGCATAATGAGCATTCTAGTGTGTATGAAACAACTCATATCATTAGTTCTAAACGTTGGTCGCAATTTGACGATTTTCCTATGCCATCGGATTATCCTGACTATCCATCCCATGCTCTTCTTTTAAAGTACTTTAGAGACTATTCACAGCATTTTGCTTTAGATAAGTACGTACGATTTAATAGCACTGTTTTAAAAGTGACGCGTGATGAGAGTAATCAGTGGCATGTTACTTATGAAAATGAGCAAGGAGTCCATCAGGAGTGCTTTGATTATTTATTAGTAGCAAATGGTCATCATTGGGATCCTGTTTTGCCCGAATATCCTGGAGAGTTTGACGGAGAGATACTCCATTCTCATCAATATAAGAAGGCTCAAATCTTTAAAGATAAGCGCGTTCTTGTCGTTGGTGGTGGAAATTCTGCTTGTGATGTTGCCGTTGAAGCATCGCGCATTGCACCTCGGGTTTGTATTAGTATGCGCCGGGGTTATCATATTTTCCCTAAGTTTATTTTTGGAAAGCCAACAGATGATGCAGTGGCTAAAATTCAATGGATTCCATCTGGGATAAGACAGAAAATTATTACCTTAGTAGTTAGAGTGTTACAAGGACGCTACCCTAAGTATAAGTTGCTGAAACCGGATTGTGGCCCTTTAGAGATACATCCTACGATTAACTCAGAGTTGTTATATTTTATTCGTCATGGAAAGATAATGCCTCGTCTTGGTATTGCAAAATTTGAAAAAAATACCGTTCATTTTATCGATGGTAGCCAAGAGGAATTTGATACAGTGATTTTTGCTACAGGATATCAGGTTAGCTTTCCCTTTTTCGATAAGGATTATCTAGATTTTAGCAATGCGACCAAAATTCCTTTATATAGGAAAATGATGCATGCTGACTTTGATAACCTTTATTTCATCGGTTTATGCCAACCTCAAGGCTGTATCTGGCCTCTTGCTGATTATCAGTCCAAAATAGTGGCGCGTATTATTGCGGGAACCCTAAAAAGACCGGAGCAGTTACATCAGAAAATTACCGAAGAAATAAATAAACCGCATTACCGTTTTAAATCCAATAGACGCCATGCTCTAGAAGTGGATTATCATATTTTTAGGCGTGAATTACTGGAAATGTTGCGTTAA
- a CDS encoding SDR family NAD(P)-dependent oxidoreductase, translating into MKVAVITGAANGIGLALSLINLQQGKTVVMVDKDHAKLAHEATQLIAQFPNQVIHFSCDITQVSEVNDLVQLIEQQLGRIDYIYNNAGIIGTLAPVWDLTPQQVGQVIDVNVHGMLHIIRAFMPLLFKQDFRSHIINMASLYALCSGSQMACYAMSKHAVLALSESLHFDLQRLEKPVDISVAFPSFTDTGLLANTSAENTSAFHHSLNALLTHSRPALDVAEHIIREAEQKRFYILPDKEVKGYSEERVKAIIQQENPHINNIEKLLNSLLRRAKTAL; encoded by the coding sequence ATGAAGGTCGCTGTAATTACCGGTGCGGCAAACGGCATAGGGCTCGCATTAAGTCTTATTAACCTTCAACAAGGTAAAACAGTCGTTATGGTAGACAAAGATCATGCAAAACTTGCTCATGAGGCCACACAGTTAATTGCTCAATTTCCTAACCAAGTAATTCATTTTTCCTGTGATATTACTCAAGTTAGTGAAGTGAATGACTTAGTTCAACTAATTGAACAACAGTTAGGTCGCATTGATTACATCTATAATAATGCGGGGATTATAGGCACCCTAGCCCCAGTATGGGATTTAACTCCACAACAAGTTGGTCAAGTCATCGACGTTAATGTGCATGGCATGCTTCATATCATTCGAGCATTCATGCCATTATTATTCAAGCAAGACTTCAGGTCCCACATTATCAATATGGCAAGCTTATATGCTCTATGCTCTGGCTCACAGATGGCCTGCTATGCCATGTCAAAGCACGCAGTACTCGCTTTATCTGAATCGCTTCATTTTGACCTTCAACGCCTAGAAAAACCAGTCGACATCTCTGTTGCCTTTCCGTCATTTACAGATACAGGTCTATTGGCAAACACATCAGCAGAAAATACTTCAGCCTTTCATCACTCATTAAACGCGTTGTTAACTCATTCGCGCCCTGCCTTAGATGTAGCTGAGCACATTATTCGAGAAGCAGAACAAAAGCGATTTTATATACTGCCTGACAAAGAGGTTAAGGGATACAGCGAAGAGCGAGTCAAAGCGATAATACAGCAAGAAAATCCCCATATTAATAATATTGAAAAGCTACTTAACTCATTGTTAAGACGTGCAAAAACCGCACTATAA
- a CDS encoding catalase, translating into MTKKITLTTTGGNPIGDNQNSLTAGARGPLLMQDYQLIEKLAHQNRERIPERVVHAKGWGAHGVLTVTHDITEYTKADLFSEVGKKTELIARFSTVAGEMGAADAERDVRGFAIKFYTSQGNWDMVGNNTPVFFVRDPYKFPDFIHTQKRHPKTNLRSPTAMWDFWSLSPESLHQVTILFSDRGLPQSVRFMDGFGSHTYSFINAKNERFWVKFHFKTMQGHKHWTNQEAAEVVGRTRESTQEDLFQAIAQGDYPKWRFCVQIMTEEQAQNLGHNPFDLTKVWSQRTFPLIEVGIMELNRNPENYFAEIEQLAFSPSNIIPGLSFSPDKMLQARIFSYADAHRYRIGTHYEALPVNAPKCPVHHYHKDGSLRFYDNNTDHTDAYYEPNSFSGPEEQHQYVEPPFPVDGDAYRYDRHQDPDDFSQPANLFHLFDAEQKQRLYSNIADSMMGVPDFIIERQMKLFDLVDKEYGAGVRKALNGKK; encoded by the coding sequence GTGACCAAAAAAATCACTCTCACTACCACTGGCGGTAATCCCATCGGGGATAATCAAAACTCCTTAACTGCAGGAGCTCGAGGACCCTTATTAATGCAGGATTATCAATTAATAGAAAAATTGGCTCATCAGAATCGTGAGCGTATACCCGAGCGAGTCGTGCATGCTAAAGGATGGGGAGCACATGGTGTTCTTACTGTCACCCATGATATTACGGAATATACTAAAGCCGATCTATTTTCCGAGGTAGGGAAAAAAACAGAACTGATTGCTCGTTTTTCTACTGTGGCAGGGGAAATGGGGGCTGCGGATGCGGAACGAGACGTTCGTGGATTTGCAATAAAGTTTTATACCAGTCAAGGAAATTGGGATATGGTGGGCAACAATACTCCTGTATTTTTTGTTCGCGATCCTTATAAGTTTCCTGATTTTATTCATACACAAAAGCGACATCCAAAAACTAATCTACGTTCACCTACTGCTATGTGGGATTTTTGGTCTTTATCACCGGAAAGTTTGCACCAAGTGACCATCTTATTTTCTGATAGAGGGCTACCTCAGTCAGTGCGTTTTATGGACGGTTTTGGTTCCCATACGTATAGTTTCATCAATGCTAAAAATGAACGTTTTTGGGTTAAATTTCATTTTAAAACAATGCAGGGGCACAAGCATTGGACCAATCAAGAGGCAGCAGAGGTCGTGGGGCGCACCAGAGAGTCCACTCAAGAGGATTTATTCCAAGCTATAGCTCAAGGGGACTATCCTAAATGGCGTTTTTGCGTACAAATCATGACAGAGGAACAGGCACAAAATTTAGGTCACAATCCTTTTGATCTAACTAAGGTTTGGTCGCAACGAACTTTCCCCTTAATTGAAGTGGGAATTATGGAACTTAACCGTAATCCTGAGAATTATTTTGCTGAAATAGAACAATTGGCTTTTTCTCCCTCCAATATTATTCCTGGGCTTAGTTTTTCTCCTGATAAAATGTTACAAGCACGAATATTCTCTTATGCTGATGCCCATCGCTATCGTATAGGTACTCATTATGAAGCGTTACCCGTTAATGCCCCCAAATGCCCAGTGCACCACTATCATAAGGATGGTTCCTTGAGATTCTATGATAACAATACTGACCATACGGATGCATATTATGAACCTAATAGTTTTTCAGGACCTGAGGAGCAGCATCAATATGTTGAGCCTCCTTTTCCTGTTGATGGTGATGCTTATAGATATGACAGACATCAAGATCCTGACGATTTTAGCCAGCCTGCTAACTTATTTCATTTGTTTGACGCGGAACAAAAACAAAGGCTGTATTCCAATATTGCAGACAGCATGATGGGAGTTCCCGATTTTATTATTGAACGACAAATGAAGTTATTTGATCTGGTTGATAAAGAGTATGGCGCAGGGGTAAGGAAGGCTTTGAACGGAAAAAAATGA
- the trpC gene encoding indole-3-glycerol phosphate synthase TrpC yields the protein MNSILQKIAHHKLEEVAKAKKIKPLNSLLQTPTLARRDFIKALQSNATPAIIAEIKKASPSKGVIREYFDVAEIATAYAQNGARCLSVLTDIEFFQGHPDYIATAKKHCPLPVLRKDFIIDPYQIHESLALGADCILLIVAMLDDVQLTDFCQLAQELELAVLVESHTREELDRALLLPTPLMGINNRSLHTFHTNIQLSVDLKPYVPKEKIIVTESGINNREDIKFMQSHGINTFLIGESLMRADNVGQALEKLMHD from the coding sequence ATGAATAGCATATTGCAAAAAATCGCCCATCATAAATTAGAAGAAGTTGCAAAGGCAAAAAAGATTAAACCATTAAACTCTCTATTACAGACTCCTACCCTAGCACGACGGGATTTTATTAAAGCACTTCAATCCAACGCTACTCCTGCAATTATTGCTGAAATAAAAAAAGCTTCTCCAAGTAAAGGAGTGATTAGGGAATATTTTGATGTCGCAGAAATTGCAACTGCTTATGCTCAAAATGGTGCTCGTTGCCTGTCTGTATTAACTGATATTGAATTTTTCCAAGGCCATCCTGATTATATCGCCACAGCAAAAAAGCATTGCCCCCTACCTGTACTACGTAAAGATTTTATCATCGACCCTTATCAAATTCACGAAAGTTTAGCTTTAGGTGCCGATTGCATTTTGCTGATTGTAGCCATGTTAGACGATGTGCAATTAACTGACTTTTGTCAATTAGCTCAAGAACTGGAGTTAGCTGTACTGGTAGAAAGTCACACCCGAGAAGAACTCGACAGAGCCCTATTATTACCGACCCCGCTCATGGGAATTAATAATCGTAGCCTGCATACCTTTCATACTAATATTCAGCTCAGTGTTGATCTAAAACCCTATGTTCCTAAAGAGAAAATTATTGTTACTGAAAGCGGTATAAATAATAGGGAAGACATTAAATTCATGCAGTCTCACGGCATTAACACCTTTCTCATAGGAGAAAGCCTCATGAGAGCGGATAATGTAGGCCAAGCATTAGAGAAACTAATGCACGACTAA
- the trpD gene encoding anthranilate phosphoribosyltransferase: MKPSLLFEQLIAKNNLSSDQMQEIIHACMTGAFNDIQIATFLALMRMKGETVNELTAAAKVMQQLAHSLDLGPDLIDIVGTGGDGKNTFNVSTASSFVVAATGIKVAKHGNRSVSSRSGSADLLEQAGFTLNLTDLQIQTCINKCNLAFLFAPHYHPAMQHARAARQHLGIRTLFNLLGPLINPARVKKQVVGVFSNSWTKPLAEVLVNLGSERALVVSSQDGLDEISIAAPTEVVEYKQGKFKEWLIIPEEFGMKHQSLESIIVDSPQQSLQLIQKVLAGDKGAARDMVLLNSAAAIYCAKEDLSFAAAIETAKTAIDSGKAAQCFNQLCQLTQNLNKE; encoded by the coding sequence ATGAAACCCAGTCTCCTATTTGAACAGCTCATAGCTAAAAACAATTTATCGTCCGATCAAATGCAAGAAATAATTCACGCCTGCATGACTGGAGCATTTAATGATATACAAATTGCTACCTTTTTAGCTCTTATGCGTATGAAAGGTGAAACAGTCAATGAATTAACTGCCGCCGCAAAAGTAATGCAGCAACTGGCACACTCCCTAGATCTCGGCCCGGATCTAATCGACATTGTCGGCACTGGCGGTGATGGTAAAAATACATTTAACGTTTCTACAGCCAGTAGCTTTGTAGTTGCAGCAACTGGAATTAAAGTCGCCAAACACGGCAATCGCTCAGTTTCCAGTCGTAGTGGTAGCGCTGATTTATTAGAGCAAGCGGGTTTTACTCTAAATCTTACCGATCTTCAAATCCAAACTTGTATTAATAAGTGCAATTTAGCTTTTCTATTTGCTCCTCATTATCACCCTGCTATGCAACATGCTCGAGCTGCGCGTCAGCACTTAGGCATTAGAACTTTATTTAATTTACTAGGTCCATTAATCAACCCTGCCCGGGTAAAAAAACAGGTGGTAGGCGTTTTTTCCAACTCGTGGACAAAACCCTTAGCGGAAGTATTAGTGAATCTAGGCAGCGAACGTGCCCTAGTTGTTAGCTCTCAAGATGGTCTGGATGAAATTAGTATCGCAGCACCTACGGAAGTGGTTGAATACAAACAAGGAAAATTCAAGGAGTGGCTCATTATTCCAGAAGAATTTGGCATGAAACATCAATCATTAGAAAGCATTATTGTTGACTCTCCACAACAAAGTTTGCAGTTAATCCAAAAAGTACTGGCAGGAGATAAAGGTGCTGCTCGTGATATGGTTCTTCTTAATTCAGCAGCAGCAATTTATTGCGCAAAAGAAGATCTTTCTTTCGCTGCAGCGATAGAAACAGCAAAAACAGCGATTGACAGTGGCAAAGCAGCACAATGTTTTAACCAACTGTGCCAATTAACCCAAAACTTAAATAAAGAATGA
- a CDS encoding anthranilate synthase component II — translation MLLIIDNYDSFTYNLVQYFQCLQQEVIVFKHDKISLNEIKQLNPRYIVISPGPKSPDEAGISLAVIQQFHQQIPILGICLGHQCLAQAFGGKIISAPEIMHGKTSTILHNYQGIFNNTPNLFQATRYHSLAVDVASLPLCFSIDAWAKETIMAISHRQYPLFGLQFHPEAILSQHGLQLLENFLKYETQSPI, via the coding sequence ATGCTTCTAATCATTGATAATTATGATTCTTTTACTTATAACCTGGTTCAATACTTTCAATGTTTGCAACAGGAAGTCATCGTTTTTAAACACGATAAAATCAGTTTGAATGAAATAAAACAACTGAACCCCCGTTATATTGTCATTTCACCAGGGCCAAAATCCCCTGATGAGGCAGGTATTTCTTTGGCTGTTATTCAACAGTTCCATCAGCAGATCCCTATATTAGGCATCTGCCTTGGTCATCAATGCTTGGCACAAGCCTTTGGTGGTAAAATAATCTCAGCCCCTGAAATTATGCATGGAAAAACATCAACCATCCTTCATAATTATCAAGGAATATTTAATAATACTCCCAATCTATTCCAGGCAACTCGTTATCACTCATTAGCAGTTGATGTTGCTAGCCTGCCTCTCTGTTTTTCAATCGATGCCTGGGCAAAAGAAACAATTATGGCAATTTCACATCGTCAATACCCGCTTTTTGGTCTACAATTTCATCCAGAGGCCATCCTAAGTCAACATGGATTACAACTATTAGAGAATTTCTTAAAATATGAAACCCAGTCTCCTATTTGA